The following proteins are encoded in a genomic region of Kosakonia oryzae:
- the fghA gene encoding S-formylglutathione hydrolase yields the protein MEMLEEHRCFEGWQQRWRHDSAVLNCSMTFSIFLPPPRSVTPPPVLFWLSGLTCNDENFTTKAGAQRVAAELGIVLVMPDTSPRGDAVADADGYDLGKGAGFYLNATQQPWAAHYRMYDYLRDELPALIQAEFNVSPRCAISGHSMGGHGALIMALKNPGRYSSVSAFAPIVNPLQVPWGQKAFTAYLGNDAALWREWDSCALMLESAEADAIPTLIDQGDNDQFLADQLQPARLAEVARQKGWPLTLRIQSGYDHSYFFIASFIEDHLRFHAQHLLK from the coding sequence ATGGAAATGCTCGAAGAGCACCGCTGTTTCGAAGGCTGGCAACAGCGCTGGCGTCACGACTCCGCCGTACTCAACTGTTCGATGACCTTTAGCATCTTTTTACCGCCGCCGCGCAGTGTAACGCCGCCGCCGGTGCTGTTCTGGCTCTCCGGCCTGACCTGTAATGATGAAAACTTCACCACCAAAGCGGGCGCACAGCGTGTCGCGGCAGAACTGGGGATTGTGCTGGTGATGCCGGATACCAGCCCGCGCGGCGATGCAGTGGCCGATGCTGACGGCTACGATCTGGGCAAAGGCGCTGGGTTTTATCTCAATGCCACACAGCAACCGTGGGCAGCGCACTACCGGATGTATGATTATCTGCGTGACGAATTACCGGCGCTGATTCAGGCGGAATTTAACGTCAGCCCGCGTTGCGCCATTAGCGGCCATTCAATGGGCGGTCATGGCGCATTGATTATGGCGCTGAAAAACCCGGGGCGTTATAGCAGCGTGTCGGCGTTTGCGCCGATTGTTAATCCGTTGCAGGTACCGTGGGGACAGAAAGCGTTCACGGCGTATCTGGGCAATGACGCCGCCTTGTGGCGTGAGTGGGATAGCTGCGCGCTGATGCTGGAAAGCGCAGAGGCCGATGCGATCCCGACGCTTATCGATCAGGGCGATAACGATCAGTTCCTTGCCGATCAACTGCAACCGGCGCGGCTGGCGGAAGTGGCGCGGCAAAAAGGCTGGCCGCTAACGCTGCGTATCCAGTCCGGTTACGATCACAGCTACTTCTTTATTGCCTCCTTTATTGAAGATCATCTGCGCTTCCATGCGCAGCATTTGCTGAAATAA
- a CDS encoding YbfB/YjiJ family MFS transporter — MAQRVAFCGFIVLVVAMGIGRFAFTPQVPLMIRDGQLTLTSAGLVAAINYLGYLLGAWDAMRAQRHIELRLWLGISGAVALTLLSAMADNALVHGALRLVIGAMSGWAMVLIAAWSNERLAHAGKPGLSAAVFAGPGAGIAISGLLAVAIQAKGLSAASAWQVYGVLALLLVALIARYLPRPGEWHRAGTQPQPLHLAANLKRLVWSYSLAGFGYILPATFLSQMAALRFPGSLFAQFVWPVFGAAAVLGIALSILLRHVGHSHQRLAIVLWLQGAGVLAAWLLPGMSGLVCGALLVGGGFLCAVQLSLLYGRELAPDHTRYMAGLLTTGYAVGQLVGPMTSALSTWLTQRLEPALGVAAIALLIGGLLVWKPAPERQ, encoded by the coding sequence ATGGCGCAGCGAGTAGCGTTCTGCGGCTTTATTGTGTTAGTGGTGGCGATGGGGATTGGCCGCTTTGCGTTTACCCCGCAGGTGCCGTTGATGATCCGCGACGGGCAGCTCACGCTGACCAGCGCCGGGCTGGTTGCCGCGATTAACTACCTGGGTTATCTGCTTGGCGCCTGGGATGCGATGCGCGCGCAGCGGCATATCGAGCTGCGCCTGTGGCTTGGTATCAGCGGCGCGGTTGCGCTGACGCTTCTCTCTGCGATGGCGGATAACGCGCTGGTTCACGGCGCGTTACGGCTGGTGATTGGTGCGATGAGCGGTTGGGCGATGGTGTTGATCGCCGCCTGGAGTAATGAGCGGCTGGCGCATGCCGGTAAGCCGGGACTGAGCGCGGCAGTGTTTGCCGGCCCCGGTGCCGGAATTGCTATCAGCGGCCTGCTGGCGGTGGCGATTCAGGCGAAAGGCTTAAGTGCGGCTTCCGCCTGGCAGGTGTATGGCGTGCTGGCATTGCTGCTGGTAGCGCTGATCGCCCGCTATCTGCCGCGTCCTGGCGAATGGCACCGCGCCGGAACACAACCGCAGCCGCTGCACCTGGCGGCAAACCTCAAACGGCTGGTGTGGAGCTACAGTCTTGCCGGATTCGGGTATATTCTGCCCGCGACGTTTCTGTCGCAAATGGCGGCGCTGCGCTTTCCCGGCAGCCTGTTCGCGCAGTTTGTCTGGCCGGTGTTCGGTGCGGCAGCGGTGCTGGGGATTGCGCTCAGTATCCTGCTGCGTCATGTGGGTCACAGCCACCAACGGCTGGCGATCGTGCTGTGGTTGCAGGGCGCTGGCGTGCTGGCCGCCTGGTTGCTGCCTGGCATGAGCGGGCTGGTATGCGGCGCATTACTGGTCGGCGGCGGGTTTCTCTGTGCGGTACAGCTTTCGTTATTGTATGGACGCGAGCTTGCACCCGATCACACACGTTATATGGCCGGGTTGCTGACCACTGGCTATGCCGTAGGGCAACTGGTTGGCCCGATGACGTCGGCGCTCTCCACCTGGCTGACGCAGCGTCTTGAACCGGCGCTCGGGGTGGCGGCGATTGCGCTGCTGATTGGCGGCTTACTGGTATGGAAACCAGCGCCTGAAAGGCAATAA
- the mglB gene encoding galactose/glucose ABC transporter substrate-binding protein MglB encodes MNKKVLTLSAVMASMLFGAAAHAADTRIGVTIYKYDDNFMSVVRKAIEKDAKAAPDVQLLMNDSQNDQSKQNDQIDVLLAKGVKALAINLVDPAAAGTVIEKARGQNVPVVFFNKEPSRKALDSYDKAYYVGTDSKESGVIQGDLIAKHWAANPAWDLNKDGQIQYVLLKGEPGHPDAEARTTYVIKELNDKGIKTQQLALDTAMWDTAQAKDKMDAWLSGPNANKIEVVIANNDAMAMGAVEALKAHNKTSIPVFGVDALPEALALVKSGAMAGTVLNDANNQAKASFDLAKNLAEGKAAADGTNWKIDNKIVRIPYVGVDKDNLAEIAGK; translated from the coding sequence ATGAATAAGAAGGTGTTGACCCTCTCTGCTGTTATGGCAAGCATGCTTTTTGGCGCAGCCGCACACGCAGCCGATACCCGCATTGGTGTGACCATTTATAAGTATGACGACAACTTCATGTCTGTTGTGCGTAAAGCAATTGAGAAAGATGCCAAAGCAGCGCCGGATGTTCAGTTGCTGATGAACGACTCCCAGAACGACCAGTCAAAACAGAATGATCAGATCGACGTTCTGCTGGCGAAAGGCGTGAAAGCACTGGCCATCAACCTGGTTGACCCGGCGGCAGCGGGTACGGTAATTGAGAAAGCGCGCGGCCAGAACGTTCCGGTTGTTTTCTTCAACAAAGAGCCTTCCCGTAAAGCGCTGGATAGCTACGACAAAGCTTACTATGTGGGAACTGACTCTAAAGAATCCGGTGTAATTCAGGGCGACCTGATTGCTAAACACTGGGCCGCTAACCCGGCATGGGACCTGAACAAAGACGGTCAGATCCAGTACGTACTACTGAAAGGCGAACCGGGCCATCCGGATGCTGAAGCGCGTACCACGTACGTTATCAAAGAACTGAACGACAAAGGCATCAAAACTCAGCAGTTGGCGCTGGATACCGCCATGTGGGATACCGCTCAGGCGAAAGATAAAATGGACGCCTGGCTCTCCGGCCCGAATGCAAACAAAATTGAAGTGGTTATCGCTAACAACGATGCGATGGCTATGGGTGCCGTTGAAGCGCTGAAAGCACACAACAAGACCTCCATTCCGGTCTTCGGTGTCGATGCGCTGCCAGAAGCGCTGGCGCTGGTGAAATCCGGTGCGATGGCCGGTACGGTGCTGAACGATGCCAACAACCAGGCGAAAGCAAGCTTTGATCTGGCGAAGAACCTCGCTGAAGGTAAAGCCGCCGCTGATGGCACCAACTGGAAAATCGACAATAAAATTGTTCGTATTCCTTACGTTGGTGTAGATAAAGACAACCTGGCTGAAATTGCCGGTAAATAA
- the galS gene encoding HTH-type transcriptional regulator GalS has translation MITIRDVARHAGVSVATVSRVLNNSALVSQDTRETVMKTVAQLGYRPNANAQALATQVSDTIGVVVMDVSDAFFGALVKAVDTVAQQHDKYVLIGNSYHEAEKERHSIEVLIRQRCNALIVHSKALSDEELAGFMEQVPGMVLINRLVPGYAHRCVCLDNVSGAVMATRMLLNNGHQRIGYLASSHHIEDNDLRREGWFRALEEQGITAPDSWVGTGSPDMQGGEAAMVELLGRNLQLTAVFAYNDSMAAGALTALKDNGIAVPQHLSLIGFDDIPIARYTDPQLTTVRYPVASMARLATELALLGAAGKLDLQASHCFMPTLVRRHSVAARQTVAPITNL, from the coding sequence ATGATCACCATTCGTGACGTTGCCCGTCATGCGGGCGTCTCCGTCGCGACGGTTTCCCGCGTGCTGAATAACAGCGCGCTGGTAAGCCAGGATACGCGTGAGACGGTGATGAAAACGGTCGCCCAGCTTGGTTATCGCCCAAATGCCAACGCGCAGGCGCTGGCCACCCAGGTGAGCGATACCATCGGCGTGGTGGTGATGGATGTTTCGGATGCCTTCTTCGGCGCGCTGGTCAAAGCGGTGGATACCGTCGCGCAGCAGCACGATAAATATGTGCTGATCGGTAACAGTTATCATGAAGCCGAAAAAGAGCGCCACTCTATCGAAGTGCTGATCCGTCAGCGCTGTAACGCCCTGATTGTTCACTCGAAAGCACTGAGCGATGAGGAGCTGGCAGGCTTTATGGAGCAGGTTCCGGGCATGGTGCTGATCAATCGGTTAGTACCGGGATATGCGCACCGCTGCGTCTGCCTTGATAACGTCAGCGGGGCGGTAATGGCAACCCGCATGTTGCTGAATAATGGCCATCAGCGCATCGGCTATCTGGCATCCAGTCACCATATTGAAGACAACGATCTGCGCCGCGAGGGCTGGTTCCGCGCGCTGGAAGAGCAGGGAATTACGGCGCCGGATAGCTGGGTCGGCACCGGCTCGCCGGATATGCAGGGCGGGGAAGCGGCAATGGTTGAGCTGCTTGGCCGCAATCTGCAACTTACTGCGGTCTTCGCCTATAACGACAGCATGGCGGCAGGCGCGCTGACGGCGCTGAAAGATAACGGCATTGCGGTGCCACAGCATTTGTCATTGATTGGTTTCGATGATATTCCCATCGCCCGTTACACCGATCCGCAACTGACGACCGTGCGTTATCCGGTGGCATCAATGGCGCGCCTTGCCACTGAGCTGGCACTGCTGGGGGCCGCAGGGAAGCTGGATTTGCAGGCGTCGCACTGCTTTATGCCTACGCTGGTGCGCCGCCACTCTGTTGCCGCCCGGCAAACTGTGGCTCCGATCACTAACTTATAA
- the yeiB gene encoding DUF418 domain-containing protein YeiB, producing the protein MERNVTLDFVRGIAILGILLLNITAFGLPKAAYLNPAWYGDITPRDAWTWALLDLFAQVKFLSLFAILFGAGLQMLLPRGKRWIQSRLTLLVILGFIHGLFFWDGDILLAYGLVGLIAWRMIRDAHSVKTMFNTGVVLYLIGIAVLLLLGAISGTTPNRSWLPDAANVQYEMWWKTSGGFTEALSNRADMLSNALLALGAQYGWQLAGMMLLGAALMRSGWLRGQFSLRHYRRVGALLIALGMLINIPSIVAQWQLGWSYRWCAFFLQAPRELGGPMQAIGYAALAWGFWPQICGSKLVSAIACVGRMALSNYLLQTLICTTLFNHLGLFMKFNRLQLLAFVPLVWAVNILFSVFWLKHFRQGPMEWLWRQLTARASGTSLERTSR; encoded by the coding sequence ATGGAGAGAAATGTCACGCTGGATTTCGTTCGTGGCATCGCCATTCTTGGTATTCTGCTGCTGAATATTACCGCCTTCGGTTTGCCGAAGGCGGCCTACCTGAATCCCGCCTGGTATGGCGACATCACGCCGCGCGATGCCTGGACATGGGCGCTGCTTGACCTGTTCGCTCAGGTGAAATTTCTCTCGCTGTTCGCCATTCTGTTTGGCGCGGGGCTGCAAATGCTGCTGCCGCGCGGTAAACGCTGGATCCAGTCGCGCCTGACGCTGCTGGTTATTCTCGGGTTTATACACGGCCTCTTTTTCTGGGATGGCGATATTCTGCTGGCTTACGGGCTGGTAGGGCTGATTGCCTGGCGGATGATCCGCGACGCGCACAGCGTGAAGACGATGTTCAACACCGGCGTGGTGCTGTATCTGATTGGCATCGCCGTACTGCTGTTATTGGGCGCTATTTCCGGCACGACGCCTAACCGCTCCTGGCTTCCGGACGCCGCCAATGTGCAGTATGAAATGTGGTGGAAAACCAGCGGCGGCTTTACGGAGGCGCTCAGTAACCGCGCGGATATGCTGTCGAATGCGCTGCTGGCGCTGGGAGCGCAATATGGCTGGCAACTGGCCGGCATGATGCTGCTGGGGGCGGCGCTGATGCGTAGCGGCTGGCTGAGAGGGCAGTTCAGCCTTCGTCATTACCGGCGTGTTGGCGCACTGCTGATTGCGCTTGGAATGTTGATCAACATTCCATCCATTGTTGCGCAGTGGCAGCTTGGCTGGTCATATCGCTGGTGTGCTTTCTTTTTGCAGGCGCCGCGAGAACTCGGCGGGCCGATGCAGGCGATAGGCTATGCCGCGCTGGCGTGGGGATTCTGGCCGCAGATCTGCGGCAGTAAACTGGTGAGTGCGATTGCCTGCGTTGGCAGGATGGCGCTGAGTAACTATCTGCTGCAAACCCTGATCTGCACCACGCTGTTTAACCATCTTGGTCTGTTTATGAAGTTTAACCGTTTGCAACTGCTGGCATTTGTGCCGCTGGTCTGGGCGGTTAACATCCTCTTCTCCGTATTCTGGCTTAAACATTTCCGCCAGGGGCCCATGGAGTGGTTGTGGCGGCAATTAACCGCTCGTGCTTCAGGGACATCATTAGAACGCACATCCAGATAA
- a CDS encoding amino acid permease, whose translation MVSEIKTTEAPTLRRELKARHLTMIAIGGSIGTGLFVASGATISSAGPGGALFSYILIGLMVYFLMTSLGELAAFMPVSGSFSTYGQKYVEEGFGFALGWNYWYNWAVTIAVDLVASQLVMTWWFPDTPGWIWSALFLAVIFLLNYISVKGFGEAEYWFSLIKVATVIIFIVVGVMMIVGIFQGDKPAGWSNWTIGDAPFAGGFSAMIGVAMIVGFSFQGTELIGIAAGESENPEKNIPRAVRQVFWRILLFYVFAILIISLIIPYTDPSLLRNDVKDISVSPFTLVFEHAGLLSAAAVMNAVILTAVLSAGNSGMYASTRMLYTLACDGKAPRIFAKLSKGGVPRNALYATTVIAGLCFLTSMFGNQTVYLWLLNTSGMTGFIAWLGIAISHYRFRRGYVAQGHSLENLPYRSGFFPLGPIFAFVLCLIITLGQNYQAFLADSIDWGAVAATYIGIPLFLVIWFGYKWTKGTRFVRYSEMEFPERLSK comes from the coding sequence AGGGGCGACCATTTCTTCAGCGGGCCCGGGCGGGGCGCTGTTCTCCTATATTCTGATCGGCCTGATGGTCTATTTCCTGATGACCAGCCTCGGCGAACTCGCCGCTTTTATGCCAGTTTCGGGTTCTTTCTCCACTTATGGCCAAAAATACGTTGAAGAAGGTTTTGGCTTCGCGCTGGGCTGGAACTACTGGTACAACTGGGCGGTCACCATTGCCGTTGACCTTGTGGCCTCGCAACTGGTGATGACCTGGTGGTTCCCGGATACGCCAGGTTGGATCTGGAGTGCACTGTTCCTGGCGGTGATCTTCCTGCTTAACTACATCTCAGTAAAAGGCTTTGGTGAAGCGGAATACTGGTTCTCGCTGATCAAAGTCGCCACGGTCATTATCTTTATCGTGGTTGGCGTGATGATGATCGTCGGTATCTTCCAGGGGGATAAACCGGCGGGCTGGAGCAACTGGACGATTGGCGATGCGCCGTTTGCTGGTGGTTTTTCCGCGATGATTGGCGTGGCGATGATTGTCGGTTTCTCCTTCCAGGGCACCGAACTGATTGGTATTGCAGCGGGTGAATCTGAAAATCCTGAGAAAAACATTCCGCGCGCGGTACGCCAGGTGTTCTGGCGTATTCTGCTGTTCTATGTGTTTGCCATCCTGATCATCAGCCTGATCATTCCGTATACCGATCCAAGCCTGCTGCGCAATGATGTAAAAGACATCAGCGTCAGTCCGTTCACGCTGGTGTTTGAACATGCCGGTCTGCTCTCGGCGGCGGCGGTAATGAACGCGGTGATCCTGACGGCGGTGCTTTCTGCGGGTAACTCCGGTATGTACGCCTCCACGCGTATGCTTTACACGCTGGCCTGCGACGGTAAAGCACCGCGTATTTTCGCCAAACTGTCGAAGGGCGGCGTGCCGCGTAACGCGCTGTATGCCACGACGGTAATCGCCGGGTTGTGCTTCCTGACCTCGATGTTCGGCAATCAGACCGTTTACCTGTGGCTGCTGAACACCTCCGGGATGACCGGCTTTATCGCCTGGCTCGGTATCGCGATCAGCCATTACCGCTTCCGTCGCGGTTACGTTGCGCAGGGCCACTCGCTGGAAAACCTGCCGTATCGTTCCGGCTTCTTCCCGCTTGGGCCGATCTTCGCCTTCGTGCTCTGTTTGATCATCACCCTCGGGCAGAACTATCAGGCGTTCCTGGCCGACTCCATCGACTGGGGCGCGGTTGCGGCCACCTATATTGGTATCCCGCTGTTCCTGGTGATTTGGTTTGGTTACAAATGGACCAAAGGTACCCGTTTCGTCCGCTATAGCGAAATGGAGTTCCCGGAACGCCTTAGCAAATAG
- the folE gene encoding GTP cyclohydrolase I FolE has protein sequence MSSLSKEAALVHEALVARGLETPLRPPVREMDNETRKRLISGHMTEIMQLLNLDLNDDSLMETPHRIAKMYVDEIFSGLDYANFPKITVIENKMKVDEMVTVRDITLTSTCEHHFVTIDGKATVAYIPKESVIGLSKINRIVQFFAQRPQVQERLTQQILTALQTLLGTNNVAVSIDAVHYCVKARGIRDATSATTTTSLGGLFKSSQNTRQEFLRAVRHSN, from the coding sequence ATGTCATCACTCAGTAAAGAAGCGGCGCTCGTTCACGAGGCTCTGGTCGCCCGCGGCCTGGAAACACCGCTGCGCCCCCCGGTGCGCGAAATGGATAACGAAACCCGTAAACGTCTTATTTCCGGGCATATGACCGAGATTATGCAGCTACTTAATCTCGATCTGAATGATGACAGCTTGATGGAAACGCCGCATCGCATCGCCAAAATGTATGTCGATGAGATTTTCTCCGGCCTCGATTACGCCAATTTCCCGAAGATCACCGTCATTGAGAACAAAATGAAGGTGGATGAAATGGTAACGGTGCGCGATATCACGCTGACCAGCACCTGTGAGCACCATTTTGTGACTATCGATGGTAAAGCAACGGTGGCCTACATTCCGAAAGAGTCGGTCATTGGTCTGTCGAAAATCAACCGTATCGTGCAATTTTTCGCTCAACGCCCGCAAGTGCAGGAGCGTTTAACGCAGCAGATCCTGACGGCGCTGCAAACGCTGCTGGGTACCAACAATGTCGCAGTATCCATTGATGCCGTGCATTATTGCGTCAAAGCACGCGGCATTCGGGATGCCACCAGCGCCACCACCACCACCTCGCTCGGCGGGTTGTTTAAGTCCAGCCAGAATACCCGCCAGGAGTTCCTGCGCGCCGTACGCCACAGCAACTGA